The genomic DNA ACTGCCCATCTTAAAATAGAAGGGTAAAAAGGAGGACCCTGGGGACTACTTGGAGATTGCAACCATCTGCACTGCATTCAttgacatggacctgttggagcagATCCAGAGGAGAGCCACAAAAACCATCTGAGGGCTGGAACAGCAGCTGAGAGAGTTGTTCAGCCCAGAGATAAGAATGTCCAGGGAGACCTTCCTAAGGCCTTTAAATGTATTGCAAAAGGGCTCGTAGGAAAGATGGAGTGGGACTTATTACCAGGGCCTATAGTAACAGTGCAAGGGGCAATGGTTTTGAGCTGAAAGTGGTTAGATTTAAGTTGGAcataaggaaggaaaagcacgagggtgctgaggcactggaacaTATTCCCATGGATGCCTCATGACTGGAAGTGCACATGATCAGTCTGGACAGTGTTTTGAGCATCCTGACCTGCTGAAAGATGTCCCTTCCCACTGCTggggggggttggagtagatgatcatTGAATGTCCCTTTCAACTCAAACCCTTCTGTGACTTTAAACCATTTTGGAACAAGAAGCTTGGGTTACCTTGAGCATGTGTAATTGATACAATCAAAAGATAAATACTGACCCAAGAGAAATCTGCTGTACAAGATGTGtgttatatgtgtgtgtatcatagaatcacagaatggtggggttggaagggacttccagactaaacagccccagttcccgcagcctttcctcgtatgaaagatgttccagtcccctgatcaccttggtgtccctgcactggcctctctgcagcacttccctgtccctcttgagctgaggagcccagaactggacacaggactccagatgaggcctcaccaggacagagcaggggggtagaacctcccttgacctgctgcccacactcttcttgatgcccccaggctgccattggcttctttcccatgagggcacattgctggctcatatttagcttattatcaaccagcactcccaggtctctctctgcagagctgctctccagcaggtcacccccagcctgtcctgatgcagggggttgttccttcccagctgcaggactctgcccttgtccttgttgaacctcagcaggttcctctctgcccaactctgcagccggtcgagatcccgctgactggcagctcagcctctggggaatcagccagtgctcccagtttggtgccagcagggaacttgctgagggtccctctgtcccctcacccaggtcattgatgaagatgttgaaccagactggccccagaatcgatccctgtggaactccactggccacaggcctcacactggactctgtgccgttgatccccaccctctgggctctgtcattcagcagctctccatccacctcacctccacccaTCCAACTctcactgcctgagctttctgatgaggatgttgtaggagacagtgtcaaaagccttgctgaagtcaaggtagatgccatctgctgctctcccctatGTATATCTTATCATCTTATAAAATAAAAGAGCATAGGAGTTTGTTTTTCTGGAGTTCAAGTAAAATGTTAAGATTTGTGGTCTCCTCCAGCCTTGCAACGTGAGTAAATTAACAGATATTGTCTTTGAAACATCACTGAAGTGACTGAGCCTTTGGGAACAAACATGATTTCTTGAATCCATGTTTGTTTTACAGCTTTAAGACCATAATCTCTTACATTGATGAGCAGTTTGAGCGCTACCTGCATGATGAGAGTGGTCTGAACAGGAGGCACATCATAGATAACCGGGTCCATTGCTGCTTCTATTTCATCTCCCCGTTTGGGCATGGGTAGGTGTTTCTCCACCATGTTGGTTTTTAAGTGATTTTTGTCTCAGAAAATTGACTTGTGCTGTTGACTTACATTTGTTTTGGAATCATTGCAATTGCTTAAGCAAGTGCTGGAACTGGTAGAAGTAACTGTGTGCCTTCTGTAGGAGGAGAGAGCTCTGCATTGGTGTGAAAAGAAATGGTTCATTTGGGTCAGAAGTTAACTTTTTCCATGTTTTCACCTTAGTCTTAAGCCTCTGGATGTTGAGTTCATGAAGGCCATACACAACAAAGTAAATATTGTACCAGTGATTGCAAAAGCTGATACACTTTCcctgaaagagagagaaagactaAAGAAAAGGGTGAGTATTTGTCTGGCTTGCAGAAAACTCTGGCGCTGGTGATATCAGCCTGGGGAGGGATTCACGttcagctctgctttctctgtcctagatgagaaaatgacaacctcCTGCACAGTTTGTCATTGTCTAATGTGCAGTTTGATGTCTTTTAAGTTGTGTTTAGGATATTCTTAATTGAGAAACTGTCCTTAAACTGTGGTCTGTGGAATGACAGATTGGCTGTGTTCACAGTTAGGTTGAGGGCATTTTGAAACTTGGGAGAAATATTGAAATGCATTTGCTAGTGGTAATTGCTCCCTTTCCTGTTCAATTCAGTCCCAAAGGACAACAACAGTATCTGCATCcataatgggtttttttcacatagtCACGGTTCTGGTGATTGAAAAATGGGAGATTTATTTGCTGATGTAagtgtttcttttcagctcAACGAGTTTGAGGATTTTTCAAAGCAGCTATGACTTCTGAGTCAATGCTTTACAACTAAAAACAACTGCAAAGGTTTACAGAAAGCTTCATTTCTTCTGTGTAGTCCCCAGAGGAAAGTGTTTCTTTGAACactgttgtttttctgaaagtCTGTGGCAAGGAGTTGTTGAGTATGGTGAAGAGACAGGGTGTTTAAACCCAGCCCTTGCCAAGTAATTTGTATCAGTGAGATAGCCCCAAATCTCTCCAGAGACTGTGCACAACCCATGAAGTGATTTTACTTCAATATTTAAAAGTACTGACTTCACATGTATATCATCTCCATTTCTTATGTTATAAATCTCAGATTCTGGATGAAATAGAAGAGCATGGCATCAAGATTTATCACCTCCCTGATGCTGAAtcagatgaggatgaggattTTAAAGAGCAGACCAGACTCCTGAAAGTATGACTGGCTTTGTGGGTTACATGGGTAATGCATGGTATCTGtttgggctgctcagatggcTTTAGAGCAAGATGCAGTGACCAGTGATGAGAACCTGGGTTGGATCACTCTGTGCCTGCCCAGGCTTCCCCATCTGGAGATGCTGGTAACAATTACTTTTCTGGTTGTTGCACCTTCACATTAAAAGCATTGCAAACGTATTGCCATAATATGCAGTGCTGAGCAGAACAAGGGTTGTTGTTTGTCCTGGTTCATTATCAGTAATTTTGGCACTTTTGGCTTGCAGGCCAGCATTCCATTTTGTGTAGTGGGATCCAACCAACTCATTGAAGCCAAAGGTAAAAAAGTTAGAGGTCGACTCTACCCATGGGGTGTAGTTGAAGTGGAGAATCCGGAACACAACGACTTCCTGAAGCTGAGGACTATGTTAATGTAAGTGAAAAACCAATCACCAGGAAGCTAAATTGCTATATTGAGGGTTTGGAGCAGTTGTGGAATccttggagacattcagaaGGCTGTGAGTGGCCTTGATCCAGCTGCCCTAGGCCTAGGCAGGGATTGGACCACGTAGGCTCCAGAGGTGCTTTCCACTTGGATTTActcagtgattctatgaaaataatcTTTTGTCTCATTCTTTTGTTCAACACAGTGACTGTTCAGAACCCAGGAACATGAAACAGGTTGCTCCAGGTTGCTCCACACCTCGTGCTTATTCAAATGTGTCAACATGtagagaaatatatatatatatatatatatatacacacacaaataagTAATACATACATAAAAGTCCACTAGAGGATTTCTTTTTGTAAGCTTTGCTGCTCTGCTTGCCCTGCCCAACACTGCCATCAGAAGGATGGCTTATGTCAGGGCTGCCTCTGGGTCTGAGGTGGTTTCTCTGTGTGCTTTATTGTACTGACTTGAACTGGCTTTCAGATTAGCATGTTAAATGGGTGCATGTGCTGATCACATCGAGCCAGTCCGGTGCTGAATGTGAGAGCTGGTTAAGCAAGCTGATGTGACACTGGGATGTTTTACCTCTTCATTATTCTTCTTCCTCCAGCACTCATATGCAAGACCTTCAGGAGGTGACCCAGGATCTTCACTATGAGAACTTCCGCTCCGAGAGGCTCAAACGAGGCGGCAGGTTGTTATCTTACGGTTTCAcgctgctgcttcctcttctgagtttgttttcttgtctctctgtctctcctaCCATTTCATTGCTAGGATTTGGTAGATCATGGACAGCTCTGTAGCTCCAGTTAGTACAAGGTTCAGTTGACCAGCTCACGCAGTGTAACAAAGTGTGACATAAACCTGAAGAGGCAGTTGTGGCATTAAAAGGGAAGAGTTAgatctctgctttgctttaagGCTTGAACACAGGTGGATTGGAATGTTTGAGGTAAGTAGGTCAGATGCCTGTGAGAAAATGTAGTCTTAAAAAATCTGCAAGTTAGGCTGGTGTTGGTGTGTTGAAAGAAAGGTTTTCTTCAGAATTATCTGCTGGAATGTTTGTCCTGAATCTTTAAAGGGAGAAACTCGAGTCCTTCTGCAGTGCTTTGCTAAAGAAGGTATACATCAATCATTTTCTTTGCATAGCAGTCACAGGGTAATGACTTTCAACCCTGTTTTAAGGCATGGTGGGTAGGGCAGAGCCTTCCAGGTGAGCGAGACAGGCAGCACCCTCCAGCTGTAACTAAAATCACTGGCTTTGTGAGGTTGAGTTTGTGACTTCCTGTTGAAAACAGGATGTTTCCAGCTTTgtctttttcagctgcttcacTTTCTTCAGCCACTAGAGGGTTTCACGATTGCACAGTTCCGTGGGTTTGATACACTTTGCAAAGCTTTTTCTGTCATGCTCTTGGCTCAGGATTTGTCCCATGCCCAGTCAGCTTCCAGGAAAAGGAGTTTGTCTGGGCCGGTAGCACTGGCCTGCAAGTCGAGTTCTCCCTGCAGGGAAGAGGCCATGGTCTTCTCACCTGGGTTTTAAATTGGGTCTTTTAAAGAGCAAGCTAAACCAAGAAACTATTGCCAGGTTCTGGTGCCTGTTGGCCAGCAGGTATGTGTATGGCTTTGGAAAGAGTGCAACTGAGGCAATCAGTTCAAACAGTGCTTAGTGTAGAGGATTTAAGGCTGCCCCTGGCAAGGGCCTGTGACA from Colius striatus isolate bColStr4 chromosome 12, bColStr4.1.hap1, whole genome shotgun sequence includes the following:
- the SEPTIN2 gene encoding septin-2, which produces MSKQQPAQFSNPETPGYVGFANLPNQVHRKSVKKGFEFTLMVVGESGLGKSTLINSLFLTDLYPERIIPGAAEKIERTVQIEASTVEIEERGVKLRLTVVDTPGYGDAINCRDCFKTIISYIDEQFERYLHDESGLNRRHIIDNRVHCCFYFISPFGHGLKPLDVEFMKAIHNKVNIVPVIAKADTLSLKERERLKKRILDEIEEHGIKIYHLPDAESDEDEDFKEQTRLLKASIPFCVVGSNQLIEAKGKKVRGRLYPWGVVEVENPEHNDFLKLRTMLITHMQDLQEVTQDLHYENFRSERLKRGGRKIEDEEVNKDQILLEKEAELRRMQEMIARMQAQMQMQMQSGEGDSTAVHGHQV